A genomic region of Raphanus sativus cultivar WK10039 chromosome 6, ASM80110v3, whole genome shotgun sequence contains the following coding sequences:
- the LOC130496414 gene encoding leucine-rich repeat extensin-like protein 6 codes for MREEPFFIQCRFLASCFIFFLVLLPQAFTYNTPLINPCSVHGPHWPPPIANPRLFKAYKALQAWKFTITSDPNGFTSNWCGPNVCNYTGVFCAQALDNPYVLTVAGIDLNRANIAGYLPVELGLLTDLALFHINSNRFEGQLPKSLNCLNLLHELDVSNNKLSGEFPSVIFSLPSLKFLDIRFNDFYGDVPSQLFDLNLDALFINNNKFRFRLPKNIGNSQVSVLVLANNDLQGSCLPPSFYKMGKTLHEVILTNSQISGCLNREVGLLNQLTVFDVSFNNLVGSLPETMGDMKSLEQLNIEHNKFSGHIPESICRLPNLENFTYSDNFFSGEPPVCLRLQEFDDRRNCLPLRPMQRSPEECKSFSSYPINCASFGCSPPSPPPPPPPPSPPPPSPPPPYVYPSPPPPPYVYPPPPCTFPTPVHY; via the coding sequence ATGAGAGAAGAACCTTTCTTCATCCAATGCCGTTTCTTGGCCTcttgtttcatcttcttcctcgtccttcTTCCTCAAGCTTTCACTTACAACACTCCTCTCATCAACCCATGCTCCGTTCATGGTCCTCACTGGCCTCCTCCGATCGCAAACCCAAGGCTCTTTAAAGCTTACAAAGCCCTACAAGCTTGGAAATTCACTATAACTTCAGACCCAAATGGCTTCACTTCTAATTGGTGCGGTCCTAATGTTTGTAACTACACGGGTGTGTTCTGTGCACAGGCTTTAGACAACCCTTACGTCTTAACCGTAGCCGGTATTGACTTAAACCGGGCCAACATCGCCGGTTATCTCCCGGTAGAGCTCGGTCTCTTAACCGATCTCGCCTTATTCCACATCAATTCCAACCGTTTTGAAGGTCAACTCCCTAAATCTCTAAACTGCCTGAACCTTCTCCACGAGCTTGACGTCAGCAACAACAAACTCTCCGGCGAGTTTCCTTCAGTCATCTTCTCTTTACCTTCTTTGAAGTTTCTCGACATTAGGTTTAATGATTTCTACGGCGATGTTCCTAGCCAACTCTTTGACCTAAACCTTGACGCTCTCTTCATTAACAACAACAAGTTCCGGTTTAGGCTACCGAAAAACATCGGAAACTCTCAGGTTTCGGTTCTTGTCTTAGCCAACAACGATCTCCAAGGATCTTGTCTACCTCCCAGTTTCTACAAAATGGGGAAAACGTTGCACGAGGTTATTCTCACCAATAGTCAGATTAGCGGTTGTTTAAACCGGGAAGTCGGTTTGCTAAACCAGTTAACGGTTTTCGACGTGAGTTTCAACAACTTGGTGGGTTCGTTGCCCGAGACAATGGGTGATATGAAGAGTTTAGAGCAGTTAAACATCGAGCATAACAAATTCTCCGGTCACATTCCGGAGAGCATCTGCCGGTTACCGAATCTTGAGAACTTCACTTACTCGGATAACTTCTTCTCCGGCGAGCCACCCGTTTGTCTGAGGCTTCAGGAGTTTGATGATCGTAGAAACTGTTTACCTTTAAGACCAATGCAACGGTCTCCCGAAGAATGtaaatctttttcttcttatccTATAAATTGTGCTTCTTTCGGCTGCTCTCCACCTagtccacctcctcctcctccaccaccttcACCGCCACCACCATCGCCGCCACCACCGTATGTGTATCCGTCGCCTCCTCCGCCACCATATGTGTATCCTCCACCACCGTGTACTTTTCCAACACCGGTGCATTACTAA